In Alphaproteobacteria bacterium, a genomic segment contains:
- a CDS encoding HNH endonuclease yields the protein MIVATNAFPALVLNADFQPLSYFPLSLWSWHDSVKAVVTDRVNVVSEYDTEISSPSFSLKLPSVISLKEYIAAQRQPAFTRFNVFLRDRFSCQYCDMDLPSHELTFDHVIPRSRGGRTTWENVVAACAPCNLRKGGRMPHHAGMLPLRHPTRPTSHELQANGRHFPPNFLHESWRDFLYWDAELDPV from the coding sequence ATGATCGTCGCAACGAACGCATTTCCGGCTCTGGTGCTGAACGCGGATTTCCAGCCGCTCAGCTACTTTCCCCTGTCGCTCTGGTCGTGGCATGATTCGGTGAAGGCGGTGGTCACCGACCGGGTCAACGTCGTTTCCGAATACGACACCGAAATCAGCTCGCCGTCCTTTTCGCTGAAACTGCCCAGCGTGATCTCGCTGAAGGAATACATCGCCGCCCAGCGGCAGCCCGCCTTCACGCGCTTCAACGTCTTCCTGCGCGACCGGTTCTCCTGCCAGTATTGCGACATGGACCTGCCGTCCCATGAACTGACCTTCGACCATGTCATCCCGCGCTCGCGCGGCGGCCGGACGACATGGGAAAATGTCGTCGCCGCCTGCGCGCCCTGCAACCTGCGCAAGGGCGGAAGGATGCCGCATCACGCCGGTATGCTGCCCCTGCGCCACCCGACCCGCCCCACCTCGCACGAGTTGCAGGCCAACGGTCGGCATTTCCCGCCGAACTTCCTGCACGAAAGCTGGCGCGATTTCCTGTACTGGGACGCGGAACTGGACCCTGTTTGA
- a CDS encoding alpha/beta fold hydrolase produces MADLMTLDGPRHGAASGAARQLVILLHGLGADGNDLIGLAPHWAEILPDAEFAAPDAPFPCDMSPMGYQWFSVQDRSPAAMLAGVQAAAGSLNAFIDSELERTGLTADRLALVGFSQGTMMSLYVAPRRAEKIAGVVGYSGRLVAPERLAGEAVSRPPILLVHGDADEVVPFESMAMAEQGLSAADFTVTTLARPRLGHGIDMAGLQHGGAFLKAAFAA; encoded by the coding sequence ATGGCAGACCTCATGACACTGGACGGCCCGCGCCACGGCGCGGCTTCCGGCGCCGCCAGACAGCTCGTCATCCTGCTGCACGGGCTGGGCGCGGATGGCAATGACCTGATCGGGCTGGCGCCGCACTGGGCCGAGATCCTGCCGGACGCCGAATTTGCCGCGCCGGACGCGCCGTTCCCCTGCGACATGTCGCCGATGGGATACCAGTGGTTCAGCGTTCAGGACCGGTCCCCGGCGGCAATGCTGGCCGGGGTGCAGGCCGCCGCGGGCAGCCTGAACGCCTTCATCGACAGCGAACTGGAACGGACCGGCCTGACGGCGGACCGGCTGGCGCTGGTCGGGTTCAGCCAGGGCACGATGATGAGCCTGTATGTCGCGCCGCGCCGCGCGGAAAAAATCGCCGGCGTCGTCGGCTATTCCGGCCGGCTGGTCGCCCCGGAACGGTTGGCCGGCGAGGCCGTCTCGCGGCCGCCGATCCTGCTGGTGCATGGCGACGCGGATGAGGTGGTGCCCTTCGAATCCATGGCCATGGCCGAACAGGGATTGTCGGCGGCGGACTTCACCGTCACGACCCTGGCGCGCCCCCGCCTGGGCCATGGCATCGACATGGCGGGGCTGCAGCACGGCGGGGCCTTCCTGAAGGCCGCCTTCGCCGCCTGA
- a CDS encoding DNA-3-methyladenine glycosylase 2 family protein, whose amino-acid sequence MTRPKKMTKRAIAAALDELAARDADIARAIREVGYPAPRNRDPGFETFVNIIIGQQVSVHAAAAIRGRLLAATNPLTPETLLALDDDALKAVGLSRRKMEYSRLLARDVLEGRFDPDGLHRLEDEAIMDAIVARKGLGRWSAEIYMLFALGRSDVWPADDLAVMVAVQRLKGLAARPNRLLMDSIAEDWRPHRGVVALLMWHHYNTAAL is encoded by the coding sequence ATGACCCGACCGAAAAAAATGACGAAGCGGGCGATTGCCGCCGCGCTGGACGAACTCGCCGCCCGCGACGCCGATATCGCGCGCGCGATCCGCGAGGTCGGCTATCCCGCGCCGCGCAACCGGGACCCGGGGTTCGAGACCTTCGTGAACATCATCATCGGCCAGCAGGTATCGGTCCATGCGGCGGCGGCGATTCGCGGCCGGTTGCTGGCGGCGACCAATCCGCTGACGCCGGAAACACTGCTGGCGCTGGACGACGACGCCCTGAAGGCGGTCGGGCTGAGCCGCCGCAAGATGGAATACAGCCGCCTGCTGGCGCGGGACGTTCTGGAGGGGCGGTTCGATCCCGACGGGCTGCACCGCCTGGAAGACGAGGCGATCATGGACGCCATCGTCGCGCGCAAGGGTCTGGGCCGGTGGAGCGCGGAGATATACATGCTCTTTGCGCTCGGTCGGTCCGATGTCTGGCCCGCCGACGATCTGGCCGTGATGGTGGCGGTGCAGCGCCTGAAGGGACTGGCGGCGCGGCCGAACCGGCTGCTTATGGACAGCATCGCCGAGGACTGGCGGCCCCATCGCGGCGTGGTCGCGCTGCTGATGTGGCATCACTATAATACGGCGGCGCTGTAA
- the gluQRS gene encoding tRNA glutamyl-Q(34) synthetase GluQRS, whose product METVTRFAPSPTGRLHLGHAFSALFAEAAALAAGGRFLLRIEDIDRGRCRPAFEDGIYEDLAWLDLRWEKPVRRQSDHMADYRQALDRLEADGLLYPCFCTRKDLRAEAEGSVRAPHGPDGPLYPGICRGLAGAAAAERIAAGEAFALRLDMAQAAARVGPLTFTDRARGTIMVEPESCGDVVLARKDVATSYHLAVTWDDALQGVTLVTRGEDLLHATHVHRVLQALFGLPEPEYHHHELLTDDAGRRFAKRDRAETIQAMRDGGGSADAVRALAGYPAV is encoded by the coding sequence ATGGAAACCGTAACCCGCTTTGCGCCCAGCCCGACCGGCCGGCTGCATCTCGGCCATGCCTTCAGCGCGCTGTTCGCCGAGGCGGCGGCGCTTGCGGCCGGCGGGCGGTTCCTGCTGCGGATCGAGGATATCGACCGGGGCCGCTGCCGGCCGGCATTCGAGGACGGTATTTACGAGGACCTGGCCTGGCTGGACCTGCGATGGGAGAAACCGGTCCGCCGCCAGTCCGACCACATGGCGGATTACCGGCAGGCGCTGGACCGGCTGGAGGCGGACGGGCTGCTCTATCCCTGTTTCTGTACCCGCAAGGATCTGCGGGCGGAGGCGGAAGGCTCGGTGCGCGCGCCGCACGGGCCGGACGGGCCGCTGTATCCCGGTATCTGCCGGGGTCTGGCGGGCGCCGCCGCGGCGGAACGTATCGCGGCGGGCGAGGCCTTCGCGCTGCGGCTCGATATGGCGCAGGCGGCGGCGCGGGTCGGGCCCCTGACCTTTACCGACCGGGCTCGCGGGACGATCATGGTCGAACCCGAAAGCTGCGGTGACGTGGTGCTGGCGCGCAAGGACGTGGCGACCAGCTATCACCTGGCGGTGACCTGGGACGATGCGCTGCAGGGCGTGACCCTGGTGACGCGGGGGGAAGACCTGCTGCACGCGACCCATGTCCACCGGGTGCTTCAGGCGCTGTTCGGCCTGCCGGAGCCGGAATACCATCACCACGAATTGCTGACGGATGATGCGGGGCGGCGCTTCGCCAAGCGCGACCGGGCCGAAACGATCCAGGCCATGCGCGACGGCGGCGGAAGCGCCGATGCGGTCAGGGCCCTCGCCGGTTATCCGGCTGTCTGA
- a CDS encoding SDR family oxidoreductase — protein MELEGTVALVTGGNGGLGQRICHALAREGVNIAVMYAQSRDQAEEVARDLTSRHQVNAAAFACDITDGAAIKALVEAITKRFGRLDILVNDAAYNKSVPYQDLDGLTDEIWDRIFAVNLTGPMRLIKAVAPVMKAQGQGRIVNISSVAGLTPTGSSIAYAVAKAGLNHLTRCMAVALAPETLVNCVAPGLLEGTRATANLLPEHIERSAAGAVLKKVADKDDCADMVVTMCRTSTMTGQTTVIDSGRFFH, from the coding sequence ATGGAGCTTGAAGGCACGGTCGCGCTGGTGACGGGCGGCAATGGCGGGCTGGGGCAGCGCATCTGCCATGCGCTCGCCCGCGAAGGCGTGAATATCGCGGTGATGTACGCGCAGAGCAGGGACCAGGCCGAAGAGGTCGCCCGCGACCTGACGTCGCGCCACCAGGTCAACGCCGCCGCCTTCGCCTGCGACATCACCGACGGCGCGGCGATCAAGGCGCTGGTCGAAGCGATCACGAAACGGTTCGGCCGGCTCGATATCCTGGTCAACGACGCCGCTTACAACAAATCGGTCCCCTATCAGGATCTCGACGGCCTGACGGACGAAATCTGGGACCGGATATTCGCGGTCAACCTGACCGGCCCCATGCGGCTGATCAAGGCCGTCGCCCCCGTCATGAAGGCGCAGGGCCAGGGCCGCATCGTCAACATCTCGTCGGTCGCCGGGCTGACGCCGACGGGCTCGTCCATCGCCTATGCCGTCGCAAAGGCCGGGCTGAACCACCTGACGCGCTGCATGGCGGTGGCGCTGGCGCCGGAAACGCTGGTGAACTGCGTTGCGCCGGGACTGCTGGAAGGCACCCGCGCGACCGCCAATCTGCTGCCCGAACATATCGAGCGTTCGGCGGCGGGGGCCGTGCTGAAGAAGGTGGCGGACAAGGACGATTGCGCCGACATGGTGGTGACCATGTGCCGCACCAGCACGATGACGGGACAGACGACCGTCATCGATTCCGGGCGCTTTTTTCACTAG
- a CDS encoding MFS transporter — protein MWLTKLRGSAPGRALRHRNFRLFITGNLVSLLGTRIHEIAAGWLVWTLTGSATWLGALAVAQMLPRILLWPVAGVLADRMDRRRMAFIFQSIAFLAAGSLALVNATGHIQVWMIVAVHAVLGACQGFWQPSRMALLSQVVPRADMTPAVALNSVGAQSSRILGPALAGLIIIFSGPTMAFAVNAFSFLAVIVALSLMVLSPGRASRAARTGIVRESLDGMRYIARHPGIGPLILIVLIFCVSVRPIIDLFPAFADVNFARGAGGLSALNAMLGLGAVLGGIWASWRSGLRGLTALLAWSSGIGGAATLLFALTDSFPFALVCVVFAGWGIVLLGIVSQTLIQTAVDDAVRGRVFSVYGMIFGASPGIGTFVMGWAADRIGLHIPVAIGGGIAMLLCLYIFLRRRRLAAVLEAPARDAAVEPASGPETR, from the coding sequence ATGTGGCTGACCAAACTGCGCGGCAGCGCGCCGGGGCGCGCGCTGCGCCACCGGAATTTCCGGCTGTTCATCACCGGCAACCTCGTCAGCCTGCTGGGCACGCGCATCCACGAAATCGCGGCGGGATGGCTTGTCTGGACGCTGACCGGGTCGGCCACATGGCTGGGCGCGCTGGCGGTCGCCCAGATGCTGCCGCGCATCCTGCTGTGGCCCGTCGCGGGCGTGCTGGCCGACCGCATGGACCGGCGCCGCATGGCCTTCATCTTCCAGTCCATCGCCTTCCTCGCCGCCGGGTCGCTGGCGCTGGTCAATGCCACGGGGCATATCCAGGTGTGGATGATCGTGGCGGTGCACGCGGTGCTTGGCGCCTGCCAGGGATTCTGGCAGCCGTCCCGCATGGCGCTGCTGTCGCAGGTGGTGCCGCGCGCGGACATGACGCCCGCTGTCGCCCTGAACTCTGTCGGCGCCCAGTCGTCGCGCATCCTCGGCCCGGCGCTGGCCGGCCTCATCATCATTTTTTCCGGTCCGACAATGGCCTTCGCGGTCAACGCGTTCTCCTTCCTCGCGGTTATCGTCGCGCTGTCGCTGATGGTGCTGTCGCCGGGGCGGGCGAGCCGGGCGGCGCGCACGGGCATCGTCCGCGAATCGCTGGATGGCATGCGCTATATCGCCCGGCATCCGGGGATCGGACCGCTGATCCTCATCGTCCTGATCTTCTGCGTGTCGGTACGGCCGATCATCGACCTGTTCCCCGCCTTCGCCGATGTGAACTTCGCACGGGGTGCCGGCGGACTCAGCGCGCTGAACGCCATGCTCGGACTCGGCGCGGTGCTGGGCGGGATCTGGGCATCGTGGCGCAGCGGGCTGCGCGGGCTGACCGCGCTGCTGGCATGGTCCAGCGGCATCGGCGGCGCGGCGACCCTGCTGTTCGCGCTGACCGACAGTTTCCCCTTCGCGCTCGTCTGCGTCGTCTTCGCCGGCTGGGGGATCGTGCTGCTGGGGATCGTCTCGCAGACGCTGATCCAGACCGCGGTGGACGACGCCGTGCGCGGGCGGGTGTTCAGCGTCTACGGCATGATCTTCGGCGCCTCGCCGGGGATCGGCACCTTTGTCATGGGCTGGGCGGCGGACCGCATCGGCCTGCATATTCCGGTCGCCATCGGCGGCGGCATCGCCATGCTGCTGTGCCTGTACATCTTCCTCCGGCGGCGGCGCCTCGCCGCCGTCCTCGAAGCTCCGGCGCGCGACGCGGCGGTGGAGCCGGCCAGCGGGCCGGAGACCCGATAA
- a CDS encoding NIPSNAP family protein — translation MIYQHRQVIARGGRLEKRHEQFQKAAMQALDEHGSTLVGAWEIWVGPEAGCAVWQLREHESLATWEQHRERAMADAALIGRQNQALYPALDFVDTAILRLTDFSPPMPADWPDFVAVRGRPRGFIEQRILGFKPGTAATHHALYREKVMPALAREGAELVGFFDTVIGPGTTNTGSHRSVEIRRFPDMAAWQRWREAQERELAPLIKAEWLATVERVDSTLLRPMDYSRIR, via the coding sequence GTGATCTATCAGCATCGCCAGGTCATCGCGCGCGGCGGCCGGCTCGAAAAGCGGCACGAACAATTCCAGAAGGCGGCCATGCAGGCGCTGGACGAGCACGGCTCGACCCTGGTCGGCGCCTGGGAAATCTGGGTCGGGCCGGAGGCAGGCTGCGCCGTCTGGCAGTTGCGCGAACACGAAAGCCTCGCGACCTGGGAACAGCACCGTGAACGGGCGATGGCCGACGCGGCGCTGATCGGCCGGCAGAACCAGGCGCTGTACCCGGCGCTCGATTTCGTCGACACGGCGATCCTGCGCCTGACGGATTTTTCGCCGCCCATGCCGGCGGACTGGCCGGATTTCGTTGCGGTGCGCGGTCGGCCGCGCGGCTTCATCGAGCAGCGAATTCTCGGTTTCAAGCCGGGTACGGCGGCGACGCACCATGCGCTCTACAGGGAAAAGGTGATGCCGGCGCTGGCGCGCGAAGGTGCGGAACTGGTCGGGTTCTTCGATACGGTGATCGGCCCCGGCACCACAAATACCGGTTCGCACCGCAGCGTCGAAATCCGCCGCTTCCCCGACATGGCCGCCTGGCAGCGCTGGCGCGAGGCGCAGGAACGCGAACTCGCCCCGTTGATCAAGGCGGAATGGCTGGCGACCGTGGAGCGCGTCGACAGCACACTGCTGCGCCCGATGGATTACAGCCGTATCCGATAG
- a CDS encoding alpha/beta fold hydrolase, which translates to MLEPKFADLPGVRLLYRDSGGDGPAAVFLHANTGTSESWAPQFGPLIESGYRIIAFDRRGRGGSIPVAETGPQPGSVGEDLAALVDHLGLARFVLVGVAGGGFQALDYAAWKPEQLRGLAIVASNGSISEPEMQAAYKRLHAPFIDDTNRHFLEVSPTYRLTDPDGLARWIALEDHSRAQNQPLQALRTPNTFAKLATIRCRALVVSGCADMLAPPALMRMWAAHVPDVDFHEFPAAGHALPWEQPEKFNALLLDYLGSLAA; encoded by the coding sequence TTGCTTGAGCCGAAATTCGCCGACCTGCCCGGTGTCCGCCTGCTCTACCGCGACAGCGGCGGAGACGGGCCTGCCGCCGTTTTCCTGCATGCCAATACGGGCACGAGCGAAAGCTGGGCGCCGCAATTCGGCCCGCTGATCGAATCGGGATACCGGATCATCGCCTTCGACCGCCGGGGGCGCGGCGGCAGTATCCCCGTCGCGGAAACGGGACCGCAGCCGGGTAGCGTCGGCGAGGATCTGGCGGCGCTCGTCGACCATCTCGGCCTCGCGCGCTTCGTGCTTGTGGGCGTCGCCGGCGGCGGGTTCCAGGCGCTGGATTATGCGGCCTGGAAGCCGGAACAGTTGCGCGGCCTCGCGATTGTCGCCTCCAACGGATCGATCAGCGAACCGGAAATGCAGGCGGCCTACAAGCGGCTGCACGCCCCCTTCATCGACGATACCAACCGGCATTTCCTGGAGGTCAGCCCCACCTACCGGCTGACGGACCCCGACGGCCTCGCGCGGTGGATCGCGCTGGAGGACCATTCGCGCGCCCAGAACCAGCCGTTGCAGGCGCTGCGGACACCGAATACCTTTGCGAAGCTGGCGACAATCCGCTGCCGCGCGCTTGTGGTCTCCGGATGCGCCGACATGCTGGCGCCGCCGGCGCTGATGAGAATGTGGGCCGCGCATGTCCCCGACGTGGATTTCCACGAATTTCCCGCCGCCGGCCATGCCCTGCCCTGGGAACAGCCGGAAAAATTCAACGCGCTGCTGCTGGACTATCTCGGGTCGCTGGCGGCATAG
- a CDS encoding HD domain-containing phosphohydrolase, with product MAKSSEREHRSLLRAISAISRAVEARDSYTADHQRKVAELARRIGQGMNLPEHQVDGIRLGGTLHDIGKIAVPSEILTKPLKLSAHEMGLVKTHAVVGFEILGDVDLPWPIADIIHQHHERLNGSGYPNGLSGDSILLEARIVAVADVVDSIAAFRPYRPAFGLRKALDELSENRDRLYDKRVVDACCCVLTKDPMGYA from the coding sequence ATGGCAAAGAGTTCCGAGAGGGAACACAGATCACTGCTTCGCGCCATCAGCGCGATATCCCGGGCCGTGGAGGCGCGCGATTCCTACACGGCGGATCATCAGCGCAAGGTCGCCGAACTGGCGCGCCGGATCGGCCAGGGCATGAACCTGCCGGAGCATCAGGTCGACGGTATCCGCCTTGGCGGAACACTGCACGACATCGGCAAGATTGCCGTGCCCTCGGAAATCCTCACCAAACCATTGAAACTGAGCGCGCACGAAATGGGCCTGGTCAAGACCCATGCCGTTGTCGGTTTCGAGATTTTGGGCGACGTCGACCTGCCCTGGCCGATTGCGGATATCATTCATCAGCATCACGAACGTCTGAATGGCTCCGGCTATCCGAATGGCCTTTCCGGCGACTCCATTCTCCTCGAAGCCCGGATTGTCGCCGTTGCCGATGTCGTCGATTCCATAGCGGCATTTCGCCCGTACCGCCCGGCGTTCGGCCTCAGGAAGGCGCTGGACGAACTTTCCGAAAATCGCGACAGACTCTATGACAAACGGGTGGTCGATGCGTGCTGCTGCGTTTTGACCAAGGATCCGATGGGCTACGCATGA
- a CDS encoding adenylate/guanylate cyclase domain-containing protein codes for MSNYQTSSRGMGEINGSGKEVDDNAVKILVVDDEAEVESLMRRRFRREIDRKEYKFSFCHDGAEALEFLMQKKDTDLILCDINMPRMSGLELLDHLESGEQDSKVVMITAYSDMANIRNAMNHGAFDFIVKPLDFTDLLMTMKRAIDQLYQERQMQSQRDAAEAARRALSRYFPAHRLSEVMASREIFGTPHEENAAVMFVDLAGFTQLSQLCTPLEVFAFLRDFQGHLATLVFEHGGHVDKYLGDGLMAVFSTVVDKSSHSGAALSCGRHMLKVIDEFFANHPMGTKGPLGIRIGAHYGPVMVGNIGDESRLEFATIGDTVNIASRLEALGKVVGSPFIVSEVLVNQARAEGTLAEEDSAALGETQEHEIRGITTGPMRIVPISG; via the coding sequence ATGAGCAATTACCAAACGTCGAGTCGCGGCATGGGGGAAATTAATGGTTCCGGGAAGGAAGTCGATGACAATGCCGTCAAAATCCTTGTCGTCGATGACGAAGCGGAAGTTGAAAGCCTGATGCGGCGCCGGTTCCGCCGGGAAATCGACCGGAAGGAGTATAAATTCTCGTTCTGTCACGATGGCGCCGAAGCCCTGGAGTTTCTGATGCAGAAAAAAGATACCGACCTGATTCTGTGCGATATCAACATGCCCCGCATGAGCGGTCTCGAACTGCTGGACCACCTGGAGTCTGGCGAACAGGACAGCAAGGTCGTCATGATCACGGCCTATTCGGACATGGCGAACATTCGCAATGCCATGAACCACGGCGCCTTCGACTTCATCGTGAAACCGCTGGACTTCACCGACCTGCTGATGACGATGAAACGCGCCATCGATCAGTTGTACCAAGAACGACAGATGCAAAGCCAGCGCGACGCCGCGGAAGCGGCGCGACGCGCCCTGTCCAGATATTTCCCGGCGCACCGTTTGAGTGAGGTAATGGCGAGCAGGGAGATATTCGGCACGCCGCATGAAGAAAATGCGGCGGTGATGTTCGTCGACCTTGCCGGTTTCACGCAACTGTCCCAATTGTGCACCCCCCTGGAAGTCTTTGCTTTTCTGCGCGATTTTCAGGGGCATCTGGCGACTCTCGTGTTCGAGCATGGCGGCCATGTCGACAAGTATCTTGGCGACGGACTGATGGCGGTGTTCAGCACGGTGGTCGACAAGTCGTCACACAGCGGCGCCGCGCTGAGTTGCGGCCGGCACATGCTCAAGGTCATCGACGAATTCTTTGCCAATCATCCGATGGGTACGAAAGGGCCGCTGGGCATTCGCATCGGCGCCCATTACGGCCCGGTAATGGTCGGCAATATCGGTGACGAAAGCCGGCTGGAATTCGCGACGATAGGCGACACCGTCAATATCGCTTCGCGGCTCGAAGCGCTGGGCAAGGTCGTCGGGTCGCCGTTCATCGTTTCCGAAGTGCTCGTAAATCAGGCAAGGGCAGAAGGGACATTGGCGGAGGAAGATTCGGCGGCGCTGGGTGAAACGCAGGAGCATGAAATACGCGGCATCACAACCGGGCCGATGCGTATCGTCCCTATTTCCGGTTGA
- a CDS encoding PAS domain S-box protein, producing MLRRADLPSEVDLLLRLAPDPMLVADAGGNIASVNGQLEQLFGYRAEELIGQPVETLMPPEDRAGHGKKFNEFTANPATRKMGDRELHGWTRDGSAFPCEISLSPYRREDVLFVVAAVRDISARKQVERRLSDTEEQFDLIFAASPEAYFLVNPDGTVRAHNPAAARLFGEDGRLDARGAGIATVLQSDAGLRKAFLSRFVQCVREAIPATGEAVFTPPGKGSFEAEFALTPLVADDGNLGSIFLVCRDISHRKQAERNLREEKDRAEQALTELTQARANLFDAERRAALGRTVAGVAHEIRNPLNFIRNYAEAAAQDLAVLRDEIPQTAEIVGEIDLIREDIGKVQENSLRLENIVRSMMLLARSERGPVERFRINELLRETANFAVQARRKENVELGDVMRFALDPGDPTLQGRPADLARAFLNILENGLYVLRKRKAEDTSFVPEILISSRCAGERLEIELRDNGPGMPKAVRDRLFTPFFTTKPSGEGTGLGLSICHETIVTEHHGTIDAISEEGEFTSFNIGLPLNLPQKDGMNATGGKL from the coding sequence ATGCTGCGACGTGCCGATTTGCCCAGCGAAGTGGACCTACTTTTGCGCCTTGCACCGGACCCGATGCTGGTTGCCGATGCCGGGGGAAACATTGCTTCCGTCAATGGACAATTGGAGCAACTGTTCGGCTACCGGGCCGAGGAACTGATCGGGCAGCCCGTCGAGACCCTGATGCCGCCGGAAGACAGGGCCGGGCACGGGAAGAAATTCAACGAATTTACGGCCAACCCGGCGACCCGGAAGATGGGCGACCGGGAACTGCACGGCTGGACGCGCGACGGGTCGGCGTTCCCCTGCGAAATCAGCCTGAGCCCCTACCGAAGGGAAGATGTGCTGTTCGTCGTCGCGGCCGTCCGGGATATTTCGGCGCGCAAGCAGGTCGAGCGCCGCCTGAGCGACACAGAAGAACAGTTCGACCTCATCTTCGCGGCGTCGCCTGAGGCCTATTTTCTGGTCAATCCCGACGGTACGGTCCGCGCGCATAACCCGGCCGCGGCACGCCTGTTCGGCGAGGACGGACGGCTGGACGCCCGGGGCGCCGGCATCGCGACAGTGCTGCAATCAGACGCCGGGTTGCGGAAGGCGTTCCTGTCACGCTTCGTACAGTGTGTCCGGGAGGCGATACCGGCAACTGGCGAGGCGGTGTTCACGCCGCCCGGCAAGGGATCGTTCGAAGCCGAATTCGCGCTGACGCCGCTCGTCGCCGACGACGGCAACCTGGGTTCCATCTTCCTGGTCTGCCGCGATATCAGCCACCGCAAGCAGGCGGAGCGGAACCTGCGGGAAGAAAAAGATCGCGCCGAGCAGGCGCTGACCGAGTTGACCCAGGCGCGCGCCAACCTGTTCGACGCCGAACGCCGCGCCGCGCTGGGGCGGACGGTAGCGGGCGTGGCGCATGAAATCCGCAATCCACTGAACTTCATCCGCAATTACGCGGAAGCCGCGGCTCAGGATCTGGCGGTGCTGCGCGACGAGATTCCGCAAACGGCGGAAATTGTCGGGGAAATCGACCTGATCCGCGAGGATATCGGCAAGGTCCAGGAGAACAGCCTTCGACTGGAAAACATCGTCCGGTCCATGATGCTGCTGGCCCGCAGCGAGCGGGGGCCCGTCGAGCGCTTCCGGATCAACGAACTGCTGCGGGAAACCGCGAATTTCGCGGTGCAGGCTCGGCGCAAGGAAAATGTCGAACTGGGCGATGTCATGCGGTTCGCCCTCGACCCCGGCGACCCGACCCTGCAAGGTCGCCCGGCGGACTTGGCGCGGGCCTTCCTGAACATCCTCGAGAACGGGCTGTACGTGCTGCGCAAGCGCAAGGCGGAAGACACATCGTTCGTGCCGGAAATCCTGATCAGCAGCCGATGTGCGGGGGAGCGTCTGGAAATCGAATTGCGCGACAACGGACCCGGTATGCCGAAGGCGGTTCGCGACAGGCTCTTTACGCCATTCTTCACGACGAAGCCAAGCGGCGAAGGGACGGGCCTCGGCCTGTCGATCTGCCATGAGACGATTGTCACGGAGCATCACGGGACGATTGACGCGATCTCGGAGGAAGGAGAATTCACGTCATTTAACATCGGATTGCCGCTCAATTTGCCGCAGAAAGACGGCATGAATGCGACAGGGGGCAAATTATAA
- a CDS encoding YetF domain-containing protein, whose translation MSEPIFFNSWPGLLRIVIVGIAAYPILILMLRISGKRTLSKMNAFDFVVTVALGSTLATLILNANVPLLEGLLGLALLVFLQFAISWLSVRSNRFQNLVKSEPTLLVHESRYLDAALRQQRVTREEIGAALRQSGKNDVSEVQSVVLETDGSITVIPRDRVQ comes from the coding sequence ATGTCCGAACCCATTTTCTTCAACAGCTGGCCCGGGTTGCTACGCATAGTCATCGTCGGGATTGCCGCCTACCCGATTCTCATACTCATGCTGCGCATATCGGGCAAGCGCACGCTCAGCAAAATGAACGCTTTCGATTTTGTGGTGACGGTCGCGCTTGGATCGACGCTCGCCACTCTGATTCTGAACGCAAATGTGCCGTTGCTCGAGGGTCTACTGGGGCTTGCGCTGCTGGTATTTCTGCAATTTGCAATCTCCTGGCTGTCGGTCCGGTCCAACCGGTTCCAGAATCTGGTCAAGTCCGAGCCGACGCTTCTGGTCCACGAAAGCCGCTACCTCGATGCGGCCCTGCGGCAGCAACGCGTGACGCGCGAAGAGATCGGCGCGGCCTTGCGGCAAAGCGGCAAGAATGATGTCTCCGAAGTCCAATCGGTCGTGCTGGAAACCGACGGATCGATAACCGTAATCCCCCGGGATCGGGTACAGTAG